A part of Thermodesulforhabdaceae bacterium genomic DNA contains:
- a CDS encoding PEP/pyruvate-binding domain-containing protein: protein MEFLKKLFNNFRKQEKHHHSPEELRLIFQNRYHNFKLLLGANNRALEIMTEIEEMLRGDKPFGMTFIRSRVTRVSANVFQMIQYLNELSSRRYEKLYPKFREIEKSISQLIEPKITLTGAPLVMPLDYISRDSSDLVGSKMANLGELKHVLGLNVPDGFAITVEAYRKFLIETDLFSEINRLLQKTVTEDISDFFALSSAIQQLIVNTPIPDDLEEAIICQIDELLQKHGSSVTFAIRSSALGEDFLGHSFAGQYRSILNVHPDHVIQAYKEVVASMYGLPAMTYRFRHGIRDEDIAMSVGCLVMIDPVASGVVYTRNPISPDEESLLVHSVWGLPKPVVDGSLDPDIFIISRHEPFDLLTQNIAIKDVAFIPLEEEGVVRAEMPPHQWEMPSLTESQLKLLASIVISIERHYGVPQDIEWALTSHDRFVILQTRPLNLQLPKPSEERLKILEPSPAEEVILKGGVTASPGVASGKVFVIKRDADALRFPEGSVLVTELALPRWASLLGRASAVVTEVGNVAGHLANVAREFKIPAIFGLSGATRSLKEGDEITVDANRRLILKGLNAVPSQDLNQADLIMVDTPVYKTLYETSRFIVPLHLLDPDSIDFKPEKCKTYHDITRFCHEMSVREMFRFGREFKFAEKAAKRLISERKMQFWILDLDDGFHPGTVSPEDKYVRIEDIASIPMKALWEGMMAVPWSGPPPIETKGFLSVLAESTLNPNLDPAVSSSMAVKNYFMISRNFCSLQSRFGYHFSEVEALVSERTRENYVSFHFKGGAASIDRRILRAKFIALLLDLWMFRCTLNGDALSARIEGRNVEEMKDVLRLIGYIIIHTRQLDMVMTDPQSVAYYREKMLADIRKLCKVFLPDIEGVE from the coding sequence GTGGAATTTCTAAAAAAGCTGTTCAATAATTTTCGCAAACAGGAAAAACATCATCATAGCCCAGAAGAACTTAGACTTATTTTTCAAAATAGATACCATAATTTTAAGCTTCTTTTAGGAGCAAACAATAGAGCTCTAGAAATAATGACCGAAATTGAGGAGATGCTGAGAGGCGACAAGCCCTTCGGGATGACTTTTATCCGCTCTCGTGTAACTAGAGTAAGTGCAAACGTGTTTCAAATGATTCAATATCTCAACGAACTCTCCTCTAGAAGATACGAAAAACTCTATCCCAAATTCCGCGAGATCGAAAAATCCATTAGTCAACTTATAGAACCCAAAATAACTCTTACTGGCGCACCACTCGTAATGCCCCTGGACTACATAAGTCGCGACTCTTCTGACCTTGTTGGTTCAAAAATGGCTAATTTAGGTGAACTTAAACACGTTCTGGGGCTTAATGTGCCCGATGGATTCGCTATTACAGTAGAAGCTTACCGAAAATTCTTAATTGAGACGGATCTATTTTCCGAAATAAACCGTTTACTTCAAAAAACAGTAACCGAAGACATAAGTGATTTTTTTGCTTTGAGCTCAGCAATACAGCAACTTATTGTTAATACTCCCATTCCCGATGATCTCGAAGAGGCTATAATATGCCAAATAGATGAATTGCTTCAAAAACATGGATCTTCTGTAACTTTTGCCATTAGAAGTAGTGCTCTTGGCGAAGACTTCCTAGGCCATTCCTTTGCGGGTCAGTATAGATCAATTCTTAATGTTCACCCCGATCATGTGATTCAAGCATACAAAGAAGTTGTTGCCAGCATGTATGGTCTTCCAGCTATGACTTATCGTTTTCGCCACGGAATTCGAGATGAAGATATAGCCATGAGCGTAGGATGTCTTGTGATGATCGATCCAGTGGCATCAGGTGTGGTTTATACCAGAAATCCCATAAGTCCCGATGAAGAAAGCCTCTTGGTCCACTCTGTTTGGGGATTACCCAAGCCTGTGGTCGATGGTTCTCTGGATCCGGACATCTTTATCATTTCCCGGCATGAACCATTTGATTTGCTCACTCAAAACATAGCCATTAAGGATGTTGCTTTTATTCCTCTTGAGGAGGAAGGAGTTGTTCGAGCGGAAATGCCGCCTCACCAATGGGAAATGCCATCCCTTACAGAGTCACAACTCAAACTCCTTGCCAGTATTGTTATCAGTATAGAACGTCATTACGGAGTGCCCCAAGATATTGAATGGGCTTTAACATCACATGATCGGTTTGTGATTCTTCAAACCCGCCCTCTAAACCTTCAATTGCCAAAGCCTTCAGAAGAAAGATTAAAAATTTTGGAGCCTTCGCCTGCCGAGGAGGTTATTCTTAAAGGTGGAGTAACGGCGAGCCCTGGTGTAGCTTCTGGTAAAGTGTTTGTTATCAAACGAGATGCCGATGCTCTCAGGTTTCCAGAAGGATCTGTGCTGGTTACAGAACTCGCTCTTCCTAGATGGGCATCTCTTCTAGGACGTGCCTCTGCTGTTGTTACGGAGGTTGGGAATGTTGCCGGACATCTTGCTAACGTGGCGAGAGAATTTAAGATTCCAGCTATATTTGGTCTTAGCGGTGCTACTAGATCACTTAAAGAAGGTGATGAAATTACCGTAGATGCTAACAGAAGGCTTATTCTTAAAGGACTTAACGCTGTGCCTTCACAAGATCTCAACCAGGCGGATCTAATAATGGTTGACACTCCGGTATACAAGACCCTTTACGAGACATCACGATTCATAGTTCCTTTGCATCTTCTAGATCCGGATTCTATCGATTTCAAACCAGAAAAGTGCAAAACTTACCACGACATTACTCGCTTCTGCCACGAAATGTCCGTAAGAGAAATGTTTCGATTCGGCAGAGAGTTTAAATTTGCGGAGAAAGCAGCTAAACGACTCATAAGTGAAAGAAAAATGCAGTTTTGGATCCTAGATCTTGACGATGGTTTTCATCCGGGGACGGTTTCTCCGGAAGATAAATACGTGCGTATTGAAGATATAGCTTCCATACCGATGAAAGCTCTGTGGGAAGGTATGATGGCTGTGCCATGGAGTGGTCCTCCACCTATAGAAACCAAAGGGTTTTTGTCCGTATTGGCAGAATCCACTCTGAATCCTAATCTGGATCCGGCCGTCTCCTCTTCAATGGCAGTAAAAAACTATTTCATGATCTCGCGAAACTTCTGTTCTCTTCAGTCCCGCTTTGGTTACCACTTCTCGGAAGTTGAAGCTCTGGTTAGCGAAAGGACCAGAGAAAACTATGTTAGCTTTCATTTCAAAGGTGGAGCTGCCAGTATAGACCGACGAATCCTTCGAGCAAAATTTATAGCCTTGCTCCTCGATCTATGGATGTTCCGTTGTACCTTAAATGGAGACGCTCTTTCTGCAAGAATAGAAGGTAGAAATGTCGAAGAGATGAAAGACGTTCTGCGATTGATCGGGTACATCATTATTCATACTCGCCAGCTAGACATGGTCATGACGGATCCTCAATCGGTCGCTTATTACCGGGAAAAGATGCTCGCCGACATCCGGAAACTTTGCAAGGTCTTTTTGCCGGACATAGAGGGGGTTGAGTAA
- a CDS encoding GAF domain-containing sensor histidine kinase, producing the protein MAKNQVTLLFDQMVEEDKSFSRLIALSDFLSQPKTLRELLDGSLQVILREFDLDAGRIYLFDSVSGDFCLITHYGLDVSGLERVKIGQGFTGKAAELRSFIAYRVEDLEDRVRSQFLQSKGLKIVYCVPFVVLGKVEGVMNLGSTKDIMLSVQDMKTLFIMGHQIGLVVAYARLNEVLNERINLLESRKETIKFFAYSISHDLKSPAVGLYGLTKRLVEKYGDGLAEKGKLYCRQIMKAAEEIVNLVECINGYISARESIEEPQNFPLSDIIESIKSEFKSRLENQNVTLEVQNNLPVIRGYPHLLLRAMRNLVDNALKHGGQMLSHIKIEVEEKPDFWVIAVHDNGSGIPSHMLETIFDPFRRGKTKAEGSGLGLAIISEVAKKHGGKAWVESFPEKRDTTFYISISRCCMKRII; encoded by the coding sequence GTGGCCAAAAATCAAGTTACGCTTTTGTTCGACCAAATGGTGGAGGAGGATAAAAGTTTCAGCCGTCTTATCGCTCTTAGCGATTTCCTTTCTCAACCGAAAACTCTTCGAGAGTTACTAGATGGCAGTCTCCAGGTTATCCTTCGAGAATTTGATCTAGATGCAGGACGAATATACCTCTTCGACTCAGTCAGTGGCGACTTCTGCCTTATTACCCATTACGGACTTGATGTTTCGGGGCTTGAGCGAGTCAAGATAGGACAGGGTTTTACAGGGAAAGCGGCCGAACTCCGTTCCTTTATTGCCTACAGAGTGGAAGACCTTGAAGACAGGGTCAGATCCCAATTTCTTCAGAGCAAGGGACTTAAAATTGTTTATTGTGTTCCCTTCGTCGTTCTTGGAAAAGTCGAAGGGGTTATGAATCTTGGTTCAACAAAAGACATAATGCTTTCAGTTCAGGATATGAAAACCCTTTTTATTATGGGACATCAAATAGGACTCGTTGTGGCCTATGCACGACTTAATGAAGTTCTCAATGAAAGAATCAATCTTTTAGAAAGTAGGAAAGAAACCATAAAATTTTTTGCCTATTCCATAAGTCACGACCTCAAAAGCCCTGCTGTAGGACTCTACGGTCTAACCAAAAGACTGGTTGAAAAATACGGCGATGGGCTTGCCGAAAAAGGAAAGCTTTACTGTCGTCAGATTATGAAAGCAGCAGAAGAGATTGTTAATCTTGTGGAATGTATCAACGGTTACATTTCTGCCAGAGAATCCATTGAAGAGCCCCAGAATTTCCCTCTCTCCGATATTATTGAAAGCATTAAATCGGAATTCAAGAGCAGGCTGGAAAACCAAAATGTCACACTTGAGGTTCAAAACAATCTTCCTGTAATTCGCGGCTATCCTCACCTACTTCTTAGAGCCATGAGAAATCTCGTGGATAATGCTCTTAAACACGGAGGCCAGATGTTATCTCACATAAAAATCGAAGTAGAAGAAAAACCAGATTTTTGGGTCATAGCTGTTCACGATAACGGAAGCGGCATTCCCTCACATATGCTTGAAACTATATTTGATCCATTTAGAAGGGGGAAAACCAAAGCGGAAGGCTCTGGACTTGGACTTGCTATCATTTCCGAGGTGGCAAAAAAACACGGAGGTAAAGCGTGGGTTGAATCCTTTCCAGAAAAACGCGACACAACTTTTTACATTTCTATCAGCCGCTGCTGTATGAAAAGGATAATCTAA
- a CDS encoding GNAT family N-acetyltransferase: protein MGLKGLDAIFRPQSVAVIGATEREGAVGKAVMKNLLESQFPGPIYPINPRRKEVNGIRSFPSVKEIGNAVDLAVIAIPIEEVPEVLEDCGYAGVRGAIILSAGGRETGNDGLLIEKRIEEVAQSKGIRIIGPNCLGIICPERHLNASFASHTPPSGRLAFISQSGALCTAILDLAVEEKIGFSYFVSIGSMLDVDFGDLIDYFGNDPKVSSIIIYMEGLTNLRKFMSAARAVSRAKPIVVLKAGRSQAGAKAASSHTGAMTGEDALYDAAFERAGIVRVREIGELFACAELLAKQPRPSGPRMVVITNAGGPGVMAADAISDAGLELAELSVETMEKLNSILPRCWSHGNPVDILGDATPERYVQVIQTCLGSPDVNGVLVILTPQAMTDPVAVAEAFAKAVIKRPMPVLACWMGGHDVTPARSILNKASIPTYETPEEAVQAFKYLYDYAKNLEAIQQIPSRFSRSLLFDRNSADKIIEDAISQNDGRLGEWSSMALLRAYGFPVNNVELARTKEKALQIGKKMVMPLVMKIASPDILHKTEAGGVRLNISSEEDIAEAFDSIIASAKAYMPDARIDGVTMQSMIVERDYELLIGAKQDSLFGPVVVFGWGGIFAEVLKDRAIGIPPLNRALASLIIEKTRVSKLLKGYRGLPPADLELIEELLIRLANLVTDFPEIQELDMNPVLIQKGKPIIVDARIILKPSETKPPMHLIISPYPNQYEWHLKAAEEIRIFVRPVRPEDAPLFEDLFKVLSPTSVYFRFFHPMKALPHSLLVRFTQIDYDREIALVAIDEDSPEERMLGVARVISGPDKEEAEFAILVGDPWQGKGIGAALLRKCLQIAKERGIKHVFGIVLPENTQMLALGKKLGFRISHSGGECELRINLEKISFEELNGSNQAKKENSYGNEADSCGG, encoded by the coding sequence ATGGGACTTAAGGGACTTGATGCGATTTTTAGACCTCAAAGTGTAGCTGTAATAGGAGCTACAGAACGGGAAGGTGCAGTAGGAAAAGCAGTTATGAAAAATCTTCTGGAATCTCAATTTCCTGGTCCTATATATCCCATTAATCCCAGAAGAAAAGAAGTGAATGGCATTAGGTCATTTCCTTCTGTAAAGGAAATAGGAAACGCGGTAGATCTTGCAGTTATTGCTATCCCGATCGAAGAAGTGCCCGAAGTGTTAGAAGATTGTGGATATGCGGGGGTTAGAGGCGCCATAATTCTTTCGGCTGGTGGAAGGGAAACCGGTAATGACGGGCTATTAATTGAAAAACGTATAGAAGAGGTGGCTCAATCTAAGGGTATTAGAATTATAGGTCCGAATTGTCTCGGAATTATTTGCCCTGAACGCCATCTTAATGCAAGTTTTGCTTCTCATACGCCGCCATCTGGACGCCTGGCTTTTATTTCCCAGAGCGGAGCCCTGTGCACTGCCATTCTAGATTTAGCTGTGGAAGAAAAGATAGGCTTTAGCTATTTCGTGAGTATTGGCTCCATGCTCGATGTCGATTTTGGAGATCTTATCGATTACTTCGGTAACGATCCCAAGGTAAGCAGTATTATCATCTATATGGAAGGGCTTACTAATTTAAGAAAGTTTATGAGCGCTGCAAGAGCAGTATCGAGAGCGAAACCAATCGTTGTTCTCAAAGCAGGAAGAAGCCAGGCCGGAGCTAAAGCTGCTTCTTCTCACACGGGAGCTATGACAGGAGAAGATGCTCTATACGATGCAGCCTTTGAACGAGCCGGTATTGTGAGAGTGAGAGAGATCGGAGAACTTTTCGCATGTGCCGAACTGCTTGCAAAACAGCCTCGTCCTTCAGGTCCCAGGATGGTTGTTATAACCAATGCTGGAGGCCCAGGCGTGATGGCGGCTGATGCAATATCTGATGCTGGACTAGAGTTGGCAGAACTTAGTGTTGAAACTATGGAAAAGCTCAACAGTATTCTGCCTCGATGCTGGAGCCACGGGAATCCAGTGGACATCCTTGGAGATGCTACCCCTGAACGCTACGTCCAGGTAATTCAGACCTGTCTTGGTTCTCCAGATGTCAATGGCGTTCTTGTAATATTAACTCCTCAGGCAATGACTGATCCTGTCGCTGTTGCCGAAGCTTTTGCTAAAGCCGTAATTAAGCGTCCTATGCCCGTTCTAGCCTGCTGGATGGGCGGTCACGATGTTACTCCTGCGAGATCAATTCTAAACAAAGCTAGTATTCCCACTTACGAAACTCCCGAAGAAGCTGTTCAGGCTTTTAAATACCTCTACGACTACGCAAAAAATCTGGAAGCTATACAGCAAATACCCTCGAGATTTTCAAGGTCTCTTCTTTTCGATAGAAATAGTGCAGATAAGATCATTGAAGATGCTATTTCCCAAAATGATGGTAGGCTGGGGGAATGGAGCTCGATGGCTCTTCTTCGCGCTTACGGATTTCCTGTCAACAATGTAGAACTTGCTAGAACCAAGGAAAAGGCTTTGCAGATCGGGAAGAAAATGGTCATGCCGCTCGTGATGAAGATCGCTTCCCCCGATATTCTTCACAAAACCGAAGCAGGTGGGGTCAGACTTAATATATCGTCCGAGGAAGACATCGCAGAGGCTTTTGACAGCATAATTGCTTCTGCTAAGGCATACATGCCAGATGCTAGAATTGACGGCGTGACTATGCAAAGTATGATTGTAGAGCGCGATTACGAACTACTTATTGGAGCGAAGCAAGATTCTCTTTTTGGTCCTGTTGTGGTCTTCGGATGGGGTGGAATCTTTGCAGAGGTGCTTAAGGATCGTGCTATAGGTATTCCTCCGCTTAATCGGGCTCTGGCTAGCCTGATAATAGAAAAAACCCGTGTGTCAAAGCTTTTGAAGGGATATAGGGGACTCCCGCCGGCCGATCTTGAACTTATAGAGGAACTTCTGATCCGACTTGCCAATTTGGTAACCGATTTCCCCGAAATACAGGAACTCGATATGAATCCTGTACTTATACAGAAAGGAAAGCCGATTATTGTCGATGCTAGAATTATTTTAAAACCGTCGGAAACCAAACCTCCCATGCATCTTATTATAAGCCCTTACCCCAACCAATATGAATGGCATCTGAAGGCAGCAGAAGAAATACGAATTTTTGTTCGTCCTGTGCGTCCCGAAGATGCGCCTCTTTTCGAGGACCTTTTTAAGGTGCTTTCACCTACAAGTGTATATTTTCGGTTTTTTCACCCAATGAAAGCTTTGCCCCATTCTCTGCTTGTGAGATTTACTCAGATTGATTACGACCGAGAGATTGCCCTTGTAGCTATAGACGAAGATAGCCCTGAGGAACGAATGTTGGGAGTGGCTAGAGTGATCTCCGGACCTGACAAAGAGGAAGCTGAGTTTGCTATTTTGGTAGGGGATCCATGGCAGGGCAAGGGCATTGGAGCGGCACTCCTGAGAAAGTGCCTTCAGATTGCCAAAGAAAGAGGCATAAAACATGTGTTTGGCATAGTGTTGCCGGAGAACACTCAAATGCTTGCTCTTGGTAAAAAGCTAGGTTTCCGCATTTCACATTCTGGGGGAGAATGCGAATTGAGGATAAATTTGGAGAAGATTTCTTTCGAGGAACTAAACGGTTCTAACCAGGCAAAAAAGGAGAATAGCTATGGAAATGAGGCAGATTCTTGTGGCGGTTGA